A single Phragmites australis chromosome 4, lpPhrAust1.1, whole genome shotgun sequence DNA region contains:
- the LOC133915151 gene encoding SCAR-like protein 1 isoform X1 — protein sequence MIRYQIRNEYGLSDPELYSAPGEEDDPEALLEGVAMAGLAGVLRQLGDLAEFAAEIFHDLHEDVMATASRGHGLMLRLQQLEAEFPAVEKAIISQTDHSNYPHDDGVEWHANLTLKQNMITQGDMPRFILDSYEECRGPPHLFTLDKFDVSGAGTSLKRYSDPSFFKTEHASNMIETDVVIEKKPRRIKKKAMRWRKGATLESLLIANSESHTTSKDRTSRKVPPRTTELKSRHPRSPDHKTISRICREHLQEVISSQQKILSSYSSKHYHVKFRSTDSSETTSPFGELDNFGAHVQSSGKLELTKVVPVNESDTVETTSAPTNGSAYLESDDKEFLGKHGPTELKEVCKMSLVEQNGMIRDSEKLQECPDFLVGESNRRLQSVREEKFLLAAVPADQGVDGCRPDDIASDQDNFVDALNNMVSEGEADPEIKTEWDSSANVEGNELNCHSREGENALDAQFPEVGPAIDSSPGLTGSCYGGEPTCVDLPLINDSAPSSVSTTNGPDSGSPSGKQLNGVDWTNDEEQFNDDDLMDVSSSSSLVSDSADLQTNDDLVCCPQYQEEAYHSLNDDHAAVTHSSDKQSPKTSSGLNGLAMSSNDYTDKAYHLVEHGQNFEPDGTSIVLSKPNDVSKDEEDINVGIADDFFLHPAKPNQEEIQESKKEFEDGESLDTGTSPVKLASLPDKDHGMCMNDLEMDNVSVPEEIVVDTTPTGLDPDDIHEHLDVDSGIALTHSSMSYNLLYKSHDDEIVEDVHSLPDDDLSTPFNKLVAEDHGIVVLEEGTCSASLNTHKEDCMQASAMVREFSYVQELPVVIQGVSPSQDDNTEAYVGETLAPSSCVFNDETEPLKIGVPLAPTTFSLSDTSSSCVEQHASTEMVPPECGEVVVAEESTANRLADDVVPPEEEFTDAAKCTEKAEVLATNSTEEDSIHDLQLHSSSAVREGMETVEATCRNLGALDESSEHISKKSTLQTDNTPPLTEIETAGEKCSDSDDIQFLSSLRFLEEFGYQEELLKEASLNAEVLSRYNSDKDGAVNLKSNTVGKQPADADQDLAWGMSAQNYNSTNPFMDPGYMMSHAQIYPSPSMSYQPCFSEEQDFLSELLIQHDNMEAAADSLWEPATPPDEAPLPSEDMTEEDFRSFCHEYHEIDFTASTEGFHGEPASDSNNVSNAFVVSEPDFPCSVSALPVKLDQEACGRCKFGSQHAECSSATDIQADTSIPFSAKEDLEDETPGVVSHLKSHESFSDNRSPELDTLSVPVDLQQEQRDLSGVDSHSSSRLVDKEKTCEECCSPLSNIVPVKKELEIRANLVPHSFINEKVDELDVPPSNDVPVEPEVGSRVLDEYDNKDVPCCSTGEKIDALTSSKHVLVQGSDVCVFGEFDAPIVPPISVDENKDNLEASVLRISEQESECCTSGEHVSQIALSSSLDEKIDELDGPPLSNAVVLEQEPEFCVPRGLDSQITPCSSIDENIYELGCPPSSSSVLANLESGDHFLGDLYSQVTPFSLVEDKIDESEAAQSNSVLPEELKQEADATPKLDSQVAPYSLNDDKVGEIDGPPSCNVWVESEKESDCYTEFDSQIAPFSSNSAVLADTTASTSPAMHSTEQTYLLSTGPPPIVPFQNDYYDDPQKPPPLPPLQWRLGRPHLGLLSTKACMFEPARRTGPVLQASSQEMDTRLGLLDRTGRSIEPVPSQAIKEDRYQNSMIDDNDRNVEFGRLSTSLAVTDVARTEHDLPFSEASKNIKQQGHIASSAIGVEEHLDDTGVTHGTVLYPSNPLLPFPTYKQQGPQLCILSSDASENSEHPSLTHPTASEDDKSVDGRNAGGGMVSTSTIGHVSENECYQQAQHGESSSENSDHKERKANASEDKSIKHQFITSEEPSDTTNHSASGSLMEGNDQESEILQEQNVGSSEDSQSGGSLPSAEPMATQDYPHDEHNLERERVHQPSGPGPFVVWPGDKSNFVSGLDEDSFAHAEQPPVMGWTVGPQMLHPNYGISVEESQFEPNVTDKRLIRKPISIKNIPRNPLVDAVAAHDRSSMRKVSELAPPTDKPEPNERNLLLEQIRNKTFNLKPASPSKPSAMRSPSRGNTRNLKVAAIIQKAHAIRQAVGSDDEDADNWSDS from the exons ATGATACGGTACCAGATACGGAACGAGTACGGCCTGTCGGATCCGGAGCTGTACTCGGCTCCGGGGGAGGAGGATGACCCGGAGGCGCTCCTCGAGGGCGTCGCCATGGCCGGCCTAGCGGGCGTGCTCCGCCAGCTCGGGGATCTCGCAGA GTTTGCGGCAGAAATTTTTCATGACCTGCATGAAGATGTGATGGCCACTGCTTCTAGAGGACATGGTTTAATGCTCCGGTTGCAGCAGCTGGAGGCAGAATTTCCAGCAGTTGAGAAGGCAATTATATCCCAGACTGACCACTCAAATTACCCACATGATGATG GTGTTGAGTGGCATGCAAATCTTACACTTAAACAGAATATGATCACACAAGGAGATATGCCCCGTTTCATTTTGGATTCATATGAAGAATGTCGTGGCCCACCACACTTGTTCACATTGGATAA GTTTGATGTCTCTGGTGCTGGAACCTCCCTAAAACGATATTCTGACCCCTCTTTCTTCAAGACAGAACATGCCTCGAACATGATAGAAACGGATGTTGTAATTGAAAAGAAGCCCCGTAGAATTAAG AAGAAGGCTATGCGCTGGAGGAAAGGGGCGACACTTGAATCATTACTCATTGCAAACTCCGA GTCTCACACGACCTCCAAGGATCGAACTTCTAGAAAAGTTCCACCAAGGACAACAGAGTTGAAATCCAGGCATCCACGGAGTCCTGATCATAAAACTATTAGCAGAATCTGCAGGGAGCATCTGCAAGAAGTAATTTCATCGCAACAAAAAATCTTGTCTAGCTATTCTTCAAAGCACTACCATGTGAAATTTAGGTCAACTGACTCAAGTGAAACAACATCTCCATTTGGAGAGTTGGACAATTTTGGTGCTCATGTTCAATCTTCTGGTAAACTGGAACTGACTAAAGTTGTTCCAGTAAACGAATCTGATACTGTGGAGACTACATCTGCACCCACTAATGGATCAGCTTACCTGGAGTCAGATGATAAAGAATTTCTGGGAAAACATGGACCTACTGAATTAAAAGAAGTATGCAAGATGTCTCTTGTGGAACAAAATGGCATGATCCGTGACTCGGAAAAGCTGCAGGAATGTCCAGATTTCCTGGTTGGGGAAAGTAACCGCAGATTACAGTCAGTACGTGAAGAGAAATTCCTATTAGCTGCGGTTCCTGCTGATCAAGGTGTTGATGGCTGCAGGCCTGATGACATTGCTAGTGATCAAGACAACTTCGTCGATGCTCTTAACAACATGGTCTCTGAAGGTGAAGCAGATCCTGAAATAAAAACTGAATGGGATTCCAGTGCCAATGTGGAAGGGAATGAATTGAACTGTCACAGCAGGGAAGGTGAAAATGCATTGGATGCACAGTTTCCAGAAGTAGGCCCTGCAATAGACTCGTCACCAGGGTTGACCGGTTCATGCTATGGTGGAGAACCAACTTGTGTGGACTTACCTTTGATAAATGATTCTGCTCCTTCCTCAGTGTCAACCACTAATGGTCCAGACTCTGGTTCACCTTCTGGCAAACAACTGAATGGTGTCGATTGGACCAATGATGAAGAGCAATTTAATGATGATGATCTAATGGATGTGAGTTCATCATCTAGTTTAGTTTCGGACAGTGCTGACTTGCAAACCAATGATGATCTCGTTTGTTGTCCACAATACCAGGAGGAAGCTTATCACTCTCTCAATGATGATCATGCTGCTGTGACCCACAGTTCTGATAAACAGTCACCCAAGACATCTAGTGGCTTAAATG GTTTGGCTATGAGTAGCAACGATTACACTGACAAAGCTTATCACTTAGTGGAGCATGGGCAGAACTTTGAGCCAGATGGTACTTCTATTGTATTGAGCAAACCTAATGATGTTTcaaaagatgaagaagatatCAATGTTGGGATTGCTGATGATTTCTTTCTCCACCCTGCCAAGCCCAACCAAGAGGAAATACAGGAGTCGAAGAAAGAATTCGAAGATGGAGAATCTCTAGATACAGGCACTTCACCTGTCAAGCTTGCATCATTGCCAGATAAGGATCATGGTATGTGCATGAATGATTTGGAGATGGACAATGTTTCAGTTCCTGAAGAAATTGTTGTGGATACTACCCCAACGGGTTTGGATCCCGATGACATCCATGAGCATTTAGATG TTGATTCAGGAATTGCACTGACACATTCAAGCATGAGCTATAATCTATTGTATAAGTCACATGATGACGAGATTGTTGAAGATGTGCACTCTTTACCAGATGATGATCTATCAACTCCTTTTAATAAGCTTGTTGCAGAGGATCATGGAATAGTTGTGCTTGAAGAAGGGACTTGTTCAGCTAGCCTTAACACACACAAAGAGGATTGTATGCAAGCATCTGCCATGGTCAGGGAGTTCTCTTATGTTCAAGAGCTTCCAGTAGTCATTCAGGGTGTATCACCCTCTCAAGATGACAACACAGAAGCTTATGTAGGAGAGACACTCGCACCCTCTTCCTGTGTGTTCAATGATGAAACAGAACCACTGAAGATTGGTGTACCTCTAGCCCCTACTACTTTCTCTCTATCTGACACCAGTAGTTCATGTGTGGAACAGCATGCATCGACTGAAATGGTACCTCCTGAATGTGGTGAAGTTGTTGTTGCAGAAGAATCAACTGCTAACAGGCTTGCAGATGATGTGGTACCTCCTGAAGAGGAGTTCACTGATGCTGCCAAATGTACTGAGAAAGCAGAGGTTCTCGCTACAAATTCAACTGAAGAAGATTCTATTCATGATTTGCAATTACATTCTAGTTCTGCTGTCAGGGAAGGGATGGAAACAGTGGAAGCTACTTGCAGAAATCTTGGGGCATTAGATGAATCAAGTGAACATATCTCTAAGAAAAGTACGTTGCAGACAGACAATACTCCTCCTCTTACTGAAATAGAGACTGCAGGTGAAAAATGTAGTGACAGTGATGATATTCAATTTCTTTCCTCGTTGCGTTTTCTGGAAGAATTTGGTTATCAAGAGGAATTACTAAAAGAAGCCAGTCTTAATGCTGAAGTTCTCTCTCGGTATAATTCAGATAAGGATGGTGCAGTAAACCTGAAAAGTAACACGGTGGGGAAACAACCAGCAGATGCTGATCAAGATTTAGCATGGGGGATGTCTGCTCAAAATTATAATAGTACAAACCCATTCATGGATCCTGGCTATATGATGAGCCATGCTCAAATTTATCCATCTCCCAGTATGAGTTACCAACCATGTTTCTCTGAAGAACAGGATTTCCTTTCAGAACTTCTAATACAACATGACAATATGGAAGCAGCTGCTGATTCCCTTTGGGAACCTGCAACTCCACCTGATGAAGCACCATTACCATCAGAAGATATGACTGAAGAAGATTTCAGATCCTTCTGCCACGAATATCATGAGATAGATTTTACAGCCAGCACTGAAGGTTTTCATGGTGAACCAGCCTCAGATTCTAACAATGTGTCAAATGCTTTTGTTGTCAGTGAACCAGATTTTCCTTGTTCTGTCTCTGCTTTGCCAGTGAAGTTAGACCAGGAAGCCTGTGGTCGTTGTAAGTTTGGTTCTCAACATGCTGAATGTTCATCTGCCACGGATATACAAGCCGATACATCTATACCCTTTTCTGCCAAAGAAGATCTCGAGGATGAGACACCAGGAGTGGTTTCTCACTTAAAATCTCATGAGTCTTTCAGTGACAACAGAAGTCCTGAATTAGATACGCTCTCTGTTCCAGTGGATTTACAGCAGGAACAGCGTGACTTGTCTGGGGTTGATTCTCATAGTAGTTCTCGTTTGGTGGATAAAGAGAAGACGTGTGAAGAATGCTGCTCTCCTTTAAGCAACATTGTTCCAGTGAAAAAAGAGCTGGAAATTCGTGCCAACCTTGTTCCACATTCTTTTATTAATGAAAAGGTAGACGAACTGGATGTTCCCCCAAGTAATGACGTACCAGTGGAACCAGAGGTAGGATCCCGTGTCTTGGATGAATATGATAATAAAGATGTTCCATGCTGTTCAACTGGTGAGAAGATAGATGCCCTTACTTCGAGCAAACATGTTCTAGTCCAAGGGTCAGATGTTTGTGTCTTTGGTGAATTTGATGCTCCGATTGTTCCACCAATCTCAGTTGATGAGAATAAAGACAATCTAGAAGCCTCTGTTTTGAGGATTTCTGAACAGGAGTCAGAATGTTGCACTTCAGGTGAACATGTTTCTCAAATCGCTCTATCTTCTTCGCTTGATGAGAAGATTGATGAACTGGATGGCCCTCCTTTGAGCAATGCTGTTGTACTGGAACAGGAGCCAGAATTTTGTGTTCCACGTGGGCTTGATTCTCAAATCACTCCATGTTCTTCAATTGATGAAAACATATATGAACTAGGTTGCCCTCCTTCAAGCAGTTCTGTTTTAGCGAATCTTGAGTCAGGAGATCATTTCTTGGGCGACCTTTATTCCCAAGTTACTCCATTTTCTTTGGTTGAAGATAAGATTGATGAATCTGAAGCTGCTCAATCAAACAGCGTTCTTCCTGAGGAGCTAAAGCAGGAAGCTGATGCAACCCCTAAATTAGACTCTCAAGTTGCTCCGTATTCCTTGAATGACGATAAAGTCGGTGAAATAGATGGGCCTCCATCATGCAATGTCTGGGTGGAATCAGAGAAGGAATCTGATTGCTACACTGAATTTGATTCCCAAATTgcaccattttcttcaaattcagCAGTACTAGCTGACACAACAGCATCGACTTCTCCTGCCATGCATAGTACTGAGCAAACATATCTGTTGTCTACTGGTCCACCACCCATTGTACCATTTCAAAATGATTACTATGACGATCCTCAAAAACcaccccctctccctcctctccaatGGAGGCTTGGAAGGCCTCACCTAGGGCTTCTGAGTACAAAAGCATGTATGTTTGAGCCTGCAAGGAGAACAGGTCCTGTTTTACAGGCATCAAGCCAAGAGATGGATACTAGGCTAGGTTTGCTTGATCGAACGGGTAGATCAATAGAACCAGTACCCTCACAAGCGATCAAAGAAGATAGATATCAGAATTCAATGATAGACGATAATGATCGAAATGTAGAATTTGGAAGATTGTCGACCAGTCTAGCAGTAACTGATGTTGCAAGGACTGAACACGACTTGCCATTCTCGGAGGCGTCGAAGAACATTAAGCAACAGGGGCATATTGCTTCATCCGCAATAGGAGTTGAGGAACATCTGGATGATACTGGGGTTACACATGGAACAGTTTTATACCCATCGAACCCTCTGCTTCCATTTCCTACATATAAACAGCAGGGCCCTCAACTGTGCATCTTATCTTCAGATGCTTCGGAAAATAGTGAGCATCCCAGTCTTACGCATCCAACTGCATCAGAGGATGACAAATCAGTGGATGGTCGCAATGCTGGTGGTGGCATGGTGAGTACTTCAACAATAGGACATGTTTCTGAAAATGAGTGTTACCAGCAAGCTCAGCATGGTGAATCGTCCTCAGAGAATTCAGACCATAAAGAGCGTAAAGCAAATGCATCAGAGGATAAAAGTATAAAACATCAGTTTATTACAAGTGAGGAACCTTCAGACACAACAAATCATTCTGCATCAGGCTCACTGATGGAAGGGAATGACCAGGAGAGTGAAATTTTACAGGAACAAAATGTGGGGAGCTCCGAGGATAGTCAGTCGGGAGGCTCATTGCCTAGTGCAGAACCAATGGCAACTCAAGATTATCCACATGATGAACACaatttggagagagagagggttcACCAACCAAGTGGCCCAGGCCCGTTCGTGGTGTGGCCCGGTGATAAAAGTAACTTCGTCAGTGGCCTTGATGAAGATAGCTTTGCGCATGCTGAGCAGCCACCTGTGATGGGATGGACTGTTGGACCTcagatgcttcatcctaattATGGTATATCGGTAGAAGAAAGCCAATTTGAGCCAAATGTCACAGATAAACGTTTAATCAGGAAGCCTATTTCAATAAAAAACATCCCAAGGAATCCACTGGTTGATGCTGTTGCTGCTCATGATAGAAGCTCG ATGCGAAAGGTTTCAGAGCTTGCACCCCCAACTGATAAGCCAGAGCCCAATGAGAGAAACTTGTTGCTAGAGCAGATAAGAAACAAG ACCTTCAACCTGAAACCAGCGAGTCCTTCTAAGCCATCAGCCATGAGATCCCCATCTAGAGGCAATACTAGAAACTTGAAAGTTGCTGCAATCATACAAAAGGCACATGCGATACGCCAG GCAGTGGGAAGTGATGACGAAGATGCGGATAATTGGAGTGACTCGTAG